The region TACTTGGGCATTGATCAAGACCACTTTCCCAAGTTCAAGCCCTATTTCCCCTTGCCCACCCGCCCACCCCACCCCCTCTTTAAGGTCTCTAAACCTCGGGTTGGGCTGGTTTGGGCCAGCCATAGTCAAACCCGTACCACAGTGCAGCGGTCTTGTCCCCTTGAGTATTTCCTACCCCTACTGCAAGAATTTGACGTGCAATGGTATAGCCTGCAAAAGGAGCGATCGCCAACGGAGGCAGAACAACTACGGCAGGTGGGGGTAATTGACTGCCAGCCCTACATGGGGGATTTTCTGGATACGGCGCTTTTGATTCAGCAGTTGGATGCTGTGGTGACGATTGACACCGCCGTTGCCCACTTAGCGGGTGCCCTCGGAAAGCCCCTGTGGATCCTGCTGCCCTTTGTGGCGGATTGGCGGTGGTTCTGGCGGCGATCGCGATCGCCTTGGTATCCCTCGGCAGAGCTTATTCGGCAGCCCCAGCGGGGCGATTGGCCAGGGGCGATCGCTCAACTGCGCAGTGCCCTGCAAGCCCACTATCGGACACGCTGCAATGGGATACCCAATTGAAAAAAAACTAGTGATTGCGGTGGCGTCCAGTGCCCTCTTTGATTTGGGGGAGGCGGATGAGGTCTTTCGCAATGAGGGTACCGAAAAGTACCGCCAATTTCAGCGAGAAAGGAAATATGATGTCTTGCCGAAGGGGGTCGCGTTTCCTTTTATCCGCCGCTTTTTGAATCTCAACCGTGCCTATCCAGAACAGGAGCCAGTGGAGGTGGTGCTCCTTTCCAGAAACGATCCCGATACGGGTCAGCGGGTCTTCTATTCAATTCAGCACTACGGCCTCAACATTACCCGCGCCGCATTTTTGGGCGGCAAATCTCCCCATCCCTACATTCCTGCCTTTAATGTGTCTCTGTTTCTTTCGGCAAATGCAACGGATGTGCAGCAGGCGATCGAGGCTGGTTATCCCGCAGGCATGGTCATTCCCTCCACCATTACCGATCACGAAGAGGATGCCGAGTTGCGCATTGCCTTTGACTTTGATGGCGTGCTGGCGGATGATGAGGCCGAAGCGGTCTTTCGCCAAGGGGATCTCGAGCAATTTCAAGCCCATGAACTGCAAAAGGCGGATATTCCCCACAATCCAGGCCCCTTGAGTGATCTTTTTAAGAAACTGGCAGCCTTTCAACAGTTAGAAATGGCGAAAGAGCAGCAGGATGCAAATTACCAGCGGCTATTACGGATTGCGATTGTAACGGCACGCAACATCCTTGCCAGTGAGCGGGTGGTGACCACCCTCAACAGTTGGGGGGTCATGCCCGATGAAACCTTTTTCCTAGGGGGTATGGAGAAAGTGCGGATTCTTCGGCAACTCAAGCCGCACATTTTCTTCGACGATCAACTGACGCACCTGGAATCGGCAGCAGGAGACATTCCCTCGGTCCATGTGCCCTTTGGTGTGCGCAATGATGGCTAGACCTGAGGCTCCTCTAACCGCAATATCTCGCTGGCGATCGTCCCATTCCCACTCACCTTTTGCGCTGATGTGGTCTATATAAAATTCCCTCAAGTCTGATGTTGGCCTTCAATCCTTTGGAGTCTCCCGATGTATAAGCGATTTTGACTATTGGTCGTGTAGTTTCACTGCCCTCAAAAGGAATCACGCGCAACAGGGGGTTGCAATCCACTCAAGGAGACGCCATCCTCAAGATACCCTTGCTTGCCTGCGGGAAAGTAGAACTAGTGGAAAATTTCCCGAACCTGGGGTTGACCATCCACAATTTCCCCAACGAGAATTACGTCGGCGACGTTGACAAAGAGCCCATTTTCGACAACGCCGGGAATGTTGTTAATTGCTTTCTCCAGTTCGGCGGGGTCAGGAATATCATCAAATCTGACATCCAGGACGAAGTTGCCTTGGTCAGTCACCACTGGGCCATCTTTTTTCACGCCCATGCGCAGTTCGGGCTCACCCCCCAGCGCTTTCAGGGCACGAGTCACCGGCGCCACGGCAAAGGGTAAGACCTCCACAGGTACAGGGAAGGTGGAGCCCAATTTCTGCACCAGTTTGCTGCTGTCTACCACCACCAAGAACTGCTCGGCTAGGGAATCAACAATTTTTTCACGGGTATGGGCAGCCCCACCCCCTTTGATCAGGTTTTTGGCGGGGTCCACTTCATCAGCACCATCAATGGCAATGTCTAGTTTCTCCACATCATCGAGGGTCACCAAGGGAATGCCGTACTTTTTAGCAAGGACAGAGGCTTGAAATGAGGTGGGTACACCGACAATATTGCTCAGTTCGCCCTTGCGCAGGCGATCGCCCAAAAACTGAATAACAAAGGCCGTTGTGGAGCCAGTGCCCAAGCCCACCACCATTCCTGATTGCACGCGATCGGCAGCAGCTTTGGCAACGACCTGCTTCATTTGCTTCACTGCATCATCACTCATGGGCGCATTCCTTCATTTTTCCCAAAAGCACAATACCACAGCGGCAGCCCTTTTCAGAGAGTCGGAACTTGCCACTCCAGCTGCCAGTCCTTGAAAATGAGTTGTAGGTAACGTTGCCAACCACGATAATGCTAATGAGTCAGTAAAGGTGTTTCAGGGATGGCGATCGCGCGCACAGGGAAAAAATGGCAGTGGTTCTCCCTCTTAGGTGTGGCTGCCGCATTTTGGGGACAGACGGGACTGGCTGCCGAGGAAATTAGCCTTATTTATCCCCCCTTCGGCACCTTCAACATTCAAGTCAGTGACCTTGCCACATTTGCCAAAACAGGTCATACCAGTCCAGAGCTAAGGTTTTTAATTCAATTGCTCCCAAGTGATCAAGGGCCCAACCTGCGGGAGAGCCTCACAACCCGCATGAACTTAGAACCCACCACCGTCAGCCAGTTTGTCAAAAGTCCCATTGGTCAAAGCTTTTTAGAGCGTATCGGCCAAGTTATTCGTGCAGATAATGATGTCAATGGTGGCCAAGCCCTTGGTGAAGCCCTGACAACCGCCGCCAGCTCTCCCTCAGGAATTACCCTCCTCTCAGTCCTACAGGCCTTTCCCGGCAAGAGTGTTAGAGTCAATGGTGAGTTGGGTCTGAAGGCCGTAGGCGCTTTTACCCGTGCAATTCATCAAGAACAACGGGCACAAGACTTTATCGAACGCTTGGCGCAACTCCAACCCAAAACGCCGCTGCCCGCCAGTGGTCTTTATCCTGACCAAAAGGGGCCCTTCCAGTGGCAAAAGCAAACAATTGCATTTACCAATCCCAATCGCACTACTGGCTCCATCCCCGCAGATCTCTATGTCCCAATAGGAATCACGGCACCTGCGCCTCTGATTATCATTTCCCATGGTTTAGCCTCAGACCGCAGGACCTTTGCCTACTTGGCAGAGCACTTGGCCAGTTATGGACTAGCGGTCTTAGCAGTCACTCACCCCGGTTCCGATGCCAGTCGGATTGGCAGTTTCCTCTCAGGGGTACCCCTCGACTACGAGAACTTGCCGAAGGACTGGGTCCAGCGTCCCCTTGATTTGAAGTTTGGGGTGGATGCCGTGGCCGCCTTGGTTCAGAAAAACCCTGCCCTGAAAATTGACACCAAGAATGTTGGTCTCTTTGGTCACTCAATGGGGGGCTTTACGGTACTGGCCGCGGCGGGGGGGACCGTTGACTGGAATGCTGTCAAGCAGCGCTGTTTAGCAGCAGCGAATGATCTTTTTATCTTTAATATCTCCGTGCCTCTGCAATGTCGTAGTCTTGGTCTTGCCGATGTGCCCTCTCCGTTGGCGGATCCACGGGTCAAATCTGTGATTGCCGTCAATCCAGTGAGTAGTCTGCTGATTGGCGAACGGGGTATGGCCAATATCAAGGTGCCTGTGCTCATTGTTTCCAGTAGCAAAGATGTCTTTGCCCCACCCCTGGAGGAGCAGATTTTGCCCTTTACATGGTTGCAGGCCGAGCCCAAGTATCTTGCCATGCTCGTTCCCGGTACCCATTTCTCGGCGCTGGGCGTCAGCGCAGCGGGAGTGTTGCCAGTACCTAATGATCTTATTGGCCCCAATCCCCAGTTGGCGCAGCCCTTTTTCAAGGGGGTGAGTGCAGCCTTCTTTGGGGTCTTTAATCAACAAAATGAGCAGTTGCGTCCCTTCTTGAGTCAAACCTTTCTTAGCCAAGTGGCGCAGCCAACCTTTCAAGTCTATTGGGTGGATCGCATGAATCCGCAGCAGTTACAGGAAGTGCTGGCGGGGCGCATTGGCGCTCAACCGCGAAGATAAAGTGCTCCAGAAATCAGCGTGAGGGCGATCGCTCCCCCATAAACAATGAGTATTCCCCCCTGCCAAGTCGGAGGTAAGGGAGCTAGCAGCAACGCCACGGCCACAATCTGGCTAACGGTTTTGGCTTTCCCCCAAAGATTCGCCCCCTGAATGTGAGATTGCTGAACCCGCCAACTGGCAATTCCTAGTTCCCGAAAGAGGATCAACGCCACTGACCATGCAGGCACCTCTCCCCACTCAATACAGAGCAAAAGCGGCACAAGAACCAGCAGCTTATCCACCAGGGGATCCAGCACTTTGCCCAAATCCGTCACCTGGTTAAAACGGCGGGCAATGTAGCCATCCAGCCAATCCGTGAGGGCCGCCACCAGAAACAGACCCACCCCCCACCAACGGTAGACCGGCCCATTATTGAAGGAAAGCAAACCTAGGATCACAGGCACGATCAACAGCCGAGCCAGGGTAATCGTG is a window of Thermosynechococcus vestitus BP-1 DNA encoding:
- the pgsA gene encoding CDP-diacylglycerol--glycerol-3-phosphate 3-phosphatidyltransferase, with protein sequence MPLNLATTITLARLLIVPVILGLLSFNNGPVYRWWGVGLFLVAALTDWLDGYIARRFNQVTDLGKVLDPLVDKLLVLVPLLLCIEWGEVPAWSVALILFRELGIASWRVQQSHIQGANLWGKAKTVSQIVAVALLLAPLPPTWQGGILIVYGGAIALTLISGALYLRG
- a CDS encoding alpha/beta hydrolase, with protein sequence MAIARTGKKWQWFSLLGVAAAFWGQTGLAAEEISLIYPPFGTFNIQVSDLATFAKTGHTSPELRFLIQLLPSDQGPNLRESLTTRMNLEPTTVSQFVKSPIGQSFLERIGQVIRADNDVNGGQALGEALTTAASSPSGITLLSVLQAFPGKSVRVNGELGLKAVGAFTRAIHQEQRAQDFIERLAQLQPKTPLPASGLYPDQKGPFQWQKQTIAFTNPNRTTGSIPADLYVPIGITAPAPLIIISHGLASDRRTFAYLAEHLASYGLAVLAVTHPGSDASRIGSFLSGVPLDYENLPKDWVQRPLDLKFGVDAVAALVQKNPALKIDTKNVGLFGHSMGGFTVLAAAGGTVDWNAVKQRCLAAANDLFIFNISVPLQCRSLGLADVPSPLADPRVKSVIAVNPVSSLLIGERGMANIKVPVLIVSSSKDVFAPPLEEQILPFTWLQAEPKYLAMLVPGTHFSALGVSAAGVLPVPNDLIGPNPQLAQPFFKGVSAAFFGVFNQQNEQLRPFLSQTFLSQVAQPTFQVYWVDRMNPQQLQEVLAGRIGAQPRR
- a CDS encoding 5'-nucleotidase, coding for MGYPIEKKLVIAVASSALFDLGEADEVFRNEGTEKYRQFQRERKYDVLPKGVAFPFIRRFLNLNRAYPEQEPVEVVLLSRNDPDTGQRVFYSIQHYGLNITRAAFLGGKSPHPYIPAFNVSLFLSANATDVQQAIEAGYPAGMVIPSTITDHEEDAELRIAFDFDGVLADDEAEAVFRQGDLEQFQAHELQKADIPHNPGPLSDLFKKLAAFQQLEMAKEQQDANYQRLLRIAIVTARNILASERVVTTLNSWGVMPDETFFLGGMEKVRILRQLKPHIFFDDQLTHLESAAGDIPSVHVPFGVRNDG
- the rpiA gene encoding ribose-5-phosphate isomerase RpiA, yielding MSDDAVKQMKQVVAKAAADRVQSGMVVGLGTGSTTAFVIQFLGDRLRKGELSNIVGVPTSFQASVLAKKYGIPLVTLDDVEKLDIAIDGADEVDPAKNLIKGGGAAHTREKIVDSLAEQFLVVVDSSKLVQKLGSTFPVPVEVLPFAVAPVTRALKALGGEPELRMGVKKDGPVVTDQGNFVLDVRFDDIPDPAELEKAINNIPGVVENGLFVNVADVILVGEIVDGQPQVREIFH